A genomic stretch from Phycisphaerae bacterium includes:
- a CDS encoding YlbF family regulator, translated as MEDIIADAKALGKKIAAHPRTAKFLVAAKAVSEDKAAQDVLKAYQDQVNRIREAEASGKPIEPEDKRKLMDCEAQLAGNDKLKEMMKHQADYLEMMHRINSAIDEATQAEGA; from the coding sequence ATGGAAGACATCATCGCCGACGCCAAAGCTCTGGGCAAGAAGATCGCCGCGCATCCCCGCACCGCCAAGTTTCTCGTTGCCGCCAAGGCGGTCTCCGAGGACAAGGCGGCGCAGGACGTGCTAAAGGCCTATCAAGATCAGGTGAACAGGATTCGCGAGGCCGAAGCGTCAGGCAAGCCCATTGAGCCGGAGGACAAGCGAAAGCTGATGGACTGCGAGGCTCAGCTCGCGGGCAACGACAAGCTCAAGGAAATGATGAAGCACCAGGCGGATTACCTGGAAATGATGCACCGGATTAACTCGGCGATCGATGAAGCGACACAGGCCGAGGGGGCCTGA